One window from the genome of [Mycobacterium] stephanolepidis encodes:
- a CDS encoding polyribonucleotide nucleotidyltransferase, with amino-acid sequence MSVTEIEEGVFESTATIDNGTFGTRTIRFEAGRLAQQAAGSVVAYLDDETMLLSATTASKSPKDHFDFFPLTIDVEERMYAAGRIPGSFFRREGRPSTDAILTCRLIDRPLRPTFVSGLRNEIQVVVTVLSLNPADLYDVLAINAASASTQIAGLPFTGPVGGVRVALIEGQWVAFPTIEQLETAVFDMVVAGRKTADDVAIMMVEAEATDNVIALVEGGAGAPTEAVVAEGLEAAKPFIAALCTAQQELAEKAAKPVGEYPLFPEYQDDAFAAVAAVATEPLSQALSIAGKAERDEKTDEIKVEVLGRLQEGFDGREKEIGAAFRSLTKKLVRQRILKDQFRIDGRGVTDIRALSAEVAVIPRAHGSALFERGETQIMGVTTLDMVKMAQQIDSLGPETSKRYMHHYNFPPFSTGETGRVGSPKRREIGHGALAERALMPVLPSVEEFPYAIRQVSEALGSNGSTSMGSVCASTLSLLNAGVPLKAPVAGIAMGLVSDDIELADGTTERRFVALTDILGAEDAFGDMDFKVAGTKDFVTALQLDTKLDGIPSQVLAAALSQAKDARATILEVMAEAIDAPDEMSPYAPRITTIKVPVDKIGEVIGPKGKMINSITEETGASISIEDDGTVFVGASNGEAAQAAIDKINAIANPQLPKIGERFLGTVVKTTDFGAFVSLLPGRDGLVHISKLGKGKRIAKVEDVVKVGDKIQVEIADIDNRGKISLVPVGDDEAADASADSNGAAEAKPADAVAE; translated from the coding sequence ATGTCTGTTACAGAAATTGAAGAAGGCGTTTTCGAGTCCACCGCGACCATCGACAACGGGACCTTCGGCACCCGCACCATCCGGTTCGAGGCCGGACGGCTGGCCCAGCAGGCCGCCGGCTCCGTCGTCGCCTACCTGGATGACGAGACCATGCTGCTGTCGGCCACGACCGCCAGCAAGAGCCCCAAGGATCATTTCGACTTCTTCCCGCTGACCATTGACGTCGAGGAGCGGATGTATGCCGCGGGCCGGATCCCCGGCTCCTTCTTCCGCCGTGAGGGACGTCCCTCCACCGACGCCATCCTGACCTGTCGTCTCATCGACCGGCCGCTGCGCCCGACCTTCGTCAGCGGGCTGCGCAACGAAATCCAGGTCGTGGTGACGGTGCTGAGCCTGAACCCCGCCGACCTGTACGACGTGCTGGCCATCAACGCCGCGTCGGCGTCCACGCAGATCGCCGGGCTGCCCTTCACCGGCCCCGTCGGCGGTGTCCGGGTAGCCCTGATCGAGGGCCAGTGGGTGGCGTTCCCGACGATCGAGCAGCTGGAGACGGCGGTGTTCGACATGGTCGTCGCCGGCCGTAAGACCGCCGACGATGTCGCCATCATGATGGTCGAGGCCGAGGCCACCGACAACGTCATCGCGCTTGTAGAAGGCGGAGCGGGCGCTCCCACGGAAGCCGTCGTCGCCGAGGGCCTTGAGGCCGCCAAGCCGTTCATCGCCGCGCTGTGCACCGCGCAGCAGGAGCTGGCCGAGAAGGCCGCCAAGCCCGTCGGCGAGTACCCCTTGTTCCCCGAGTACCAGGACGACGCATTCGCCGCCGTCGCTGCCGTGGCCACAGAGCCGCTGTCGCAGGCGCTGTCCATCGCGGGCAAGGCCGAGCGCGACGAGAAGACCGATGAAATCAAGGTCGAGGTTCTGGGTCGTCTGCAGGAGGGCTTCGATGGCCGCGAGAAGGAGATCGGCGCGGCATTCCGTTCGCTCACCAAGAAGCTGGTGCGCCAGCGCATCCTGAAGGACCAGTTCCGTATCGACGGCCGCGGTGTCACCGACATCCGTGCGCTGTCGGCCGAGGTCGCTGTGATCCCGCGGGCGCACGGCAGCGCGCTCTTCGAGCGTGGCGAGACCCAGATCATGGGCGTCACCACCCTCGACATGGTCAAGATGGCCCAGCAGATCGACTCGCTGGGGCCGGAGACCTCGAAGCGCTACATGCACCACTACAACTTCCCGCCGTTCTCGACCGGTGAGACCGGTCGCGTCGGCTCGCCCAAGCGTCGCGAGATCGGCCACGGCGCTCTCGCCGAGCGCGCGCTCATGCCGGTGCTGCCGAGCGTCGAGGAGTTCCCGTACGCCATCCGTCAGGTCTCGGAAGCGTTGGGCTCCAACGGATCCACCTCGATGGGTTCGGTCTGCGCCTCGACACTGTCGCTGCTGAATGCCGGTGTGCCGCTGAAGGCCCCCGTCGCCGGTATCGCCATGGGCCTGGTGTCCGATGACATCGAACTGGCCGACGGAACCACCGAGCGTCGCTTCGTTGCGCTCACCGACATCCTGGGCGCCGAAGATGCCTTCGGCGACATGGACTTCAAGGTCGCCGGCACCAAGGACTTCGTCACGGCTCTGCAGCTCGACACCAAGCTCGACGGCATCCCGTCGCAGGTGCTGGCCGCCGCCCTGTCGCAGGCCAAGGACGCCCGCGCCACCATCCTCGAGGTGATGGCAGAGGCCATCGACGCACCCGACGAGATGAGCCCGTACGCGCCGCGCATCACGACCATCAAGGTGCCGGTCGACAAGATCGGTGAGGTGATCGGGCCCAAGGGCAAGATGATCAACTCGATCACCGAGGAGACCGGCGCCAGCATCTCCATCGAGGATGACGGCACCGTCTTCGTGGGCGCCTCCAACGGCGAGGCGGCGCAGGCCGCGATCGACAAGATCAACGCCATTGCCAACCCGCAGCTGCCCAAGATCGGTGAGCGTTTCCTCGGAACCGTGGTTAAGACAACCGATTTCGGTGCGTTCGTGTCGCTGCTTCCGGGCCGCGACGGACTGGTGCACATCAGCAAGCTCGGCAAGGGCAAGCGGATCGCGAAGGTCGAGGACGTGGTCAAGGTCGGCGACAAGATTCAGGTCGAGATCGCCGACATCGACAACCGCGGCAAGATCTCGCTGGTCCCCGTGGGCGACGACGAGGCCGCGGACGCTTCCGCCGACAGTAACGGTGCGGCCGAGGCCAAGCCGGCAGATGCCGTCGCGGAGTAG
- the truB gene encoding tRNA pseudouridine(55) synthase TruB has protein sequence MTDPLSRAGLVIVDKPAGMTSHDVVSRCRRIFSTRKVGHAGTLDPMATGVLVIGIERATKIMGLLTLTTKSYAATVRFGQNTSTDDAEGEVLQTVSASHLTDTDIEAAVARLRGDIEQVPSSVSAIKVDGQRAYKLAREGQSVELAARPVRVSRFDVLAVRRPGDGYVDVDVEVDCSSGTYIRALARDAGAALGVGGHLTALRRTRVGDFSLDRARTLEELADDATLTLDLDTACRDGFPRRDLDVAEVDSVRNGRPLSAAGIEGTYAAVDADNRVIALLADKGSRTTSVVVLRPANL, from the coding sequence GTGACCGATCCGCTGAGCCGTGCGGGCCTGGTGATTGTCGACAAGCCCGCCGGAATGACAAGCCACGACGTGGTATCGCGTTGCCGCAGAATATTTTCCACGCGCAAGGTGGGGCATGCCGGCACTCTCGATCCGATGGCCACGGGGGTGCTGGTGATCGGCATCGAACGCGCCACCAAGATCATGGGACTGCTGACGTTGACTACCAAGTCGTACGCGGCCACCGTTCGATTTGGGCAGAACACCAGTACCGATGACGCCGAAGGTGAGGTGTTACAAACTGTCTCGGCTTCTCATCTGACCGACACGGATATCGAGGCGGCCGTAGCCCGGCTGCGCGGGGATATCGAACAGGTGCCGTCCTCGGTGAGCGCTATCAAAGTGGACGGGCAGCGCGCATACAAACTCGCGCGCGAGGGGCAGTCTGTCGAGCTGGCGGCCAGGCCCGTGCGCGTCTCGCGGTTCGACGTGTTGGCGGTGCGGCGGCCGGGCGATGGCTATGTCGATGTGGACGTGGAGGTCGACTGCTCCTCGGGGACCTACATTCGGGCGCTGGCCCGTGATGCGGGGGCCGCGCTGGGCGTGGGTGGGCATCTGACGGCATTGCGGCGCACCAGGGTTGGTGACTTCTCGCTGGACCGGGCGCGCACACTCGAGGAGCTCGCCGATGATGCGACATTGACGCTGGATCTGGACACTGCCTGCCGGGATGGATTCCCCCGACGTGACTTGGATGTGGCGGAGGTCGACTCGGTGCGCAATGGGCGTCCGTTGTCGGCCGCGGGCATCGAGGGGACCTACGCGGCGGTGGATGCCGATAATCGCGTCATTGCGTTGTTGGCCGATAAGGGTTCTCGCACCACGTCGGTGGTGGTGTTGCGCCCGGCGAATCTGTAG
- the rpsO gene encoding 30S ribosomal protein S15, giving the protein MALTTEQKKEILTQYGLHETDTGSPEAQVAMLTKRIVDLTEHLKTHKHDHHSRRGLLLLVGRRRRLLKYIAKVDVARYRSLIERLGLRR; this is encoded by the coding sequence GTGGCATTGACTACCGAGCAGAAGAAAGAAATCCTCACCCAGTACGGGCTGCACGAGACCGACACCGGTTCTCCCGAGGCCCAGGTCGCGATGCTGACCAAGCGCATCGTCGATCTGACCGAGCACCTCAAGACTCACAAGCACGATCACCACAGCCGTCGTGGTCTACTGCTGCTGGTCGGCCGTCGTCGCCGCCTGCTCAAGTACATCGCCAAGGTCGACGTCGCGCGCTACCGCTCGCTGATCGAACGCCTGGGTCTGCGCCGCTGA
- a CDS encoding SDR family oxidoreductase, protein MDINGSVAIVTGAGSGIGQALAWGLADDGARVVAADIDADAVAATAAARAGRIIGQRADAGSSADIEALIALAEKEFGPVDLYAANAGIGCGLGLDIGEAAWDLAFDVNLRAHIRAATLLTPKWVERGRGYFVSVASAAGLLTQLGSPAYSVTKHAAVGFAEWLSITYGDKGIGVSCLCPMGVKTPLLDGLTQSDDPATKVAGSSITTAGEVLEPEAVARITLDAVRAETFLVLPHPQVLDMYRQKGADYDRWIAGMRRYQGVLEEQVKSS, encoded by the coding sequence ATGGACATCAACGGCAGCGTCGCCATCGTCACCGGAGCCGGTTCTGGAATCGGACAGGCCCTCGCCTGGGGGCTGGCGGATGACGGAGCCAGGGTCGTGGCCGCGGACATCGATGCCGATGCTGTGGCGGCTACTGCCGCGGCGCGGGCGGGCCGCATCATCGGACAGCGTGCCGATGCCGGCTCGAGCGCCGATATCGAGGCCCTCATCGCCTTGGCGGAGAAGGAATTTGGCCCCGTCGATCTCTACGCGGCCAACGCGGGCATTGGCTGTGGTCTAGGACTGGATATCGGCGAGGCCGCTTGGGACCTTGCCTTCGATGTGAATCTGCGCGCACATATCCGGGCGGCAACCTTGCTGACGCCGAAATGGGTGGAGCGCGGACGCGGATACTTTGTGTCGGTCGCTTCTGCTGCCGGGCTGCTCACCCAGCTCGGTTCACCTGCCTATTCGGTGACCAAACACGCGGCCGTCGGTTTCGCCGAATGGCTGTCGATCACTTACGGCGACAAAGGGATCGGGGTGAGCTGCTTATGCCCGATGGGGGTGAAGACCCCGCTGCTTGACGGTCTCACGCAATCCGATGATCCCGCCACCAAGGTGGCCGGTAGCTCGATCACGACCGCCGGGGAGGTACTGGAACCCGAGGCCGTTGCGAGGATCACGCTGGATGCGGTACGTGCGGAGACCTTCCTGGTGCTGCCGCATCCGCAGGTGCTCGATATGTACCGGCAGAAGGGCGCCGATTACGACCGGTGGATCGCCGGCATGCGCCGCTACCAGGGCGTACTCGAAGAGCAGGTCAAGTCCTCGTAG
- a CDS encoding DUF4262 domain-containing protein has protein sequence MTDHAACECLLCVDYGDRHDYNDSDRDIIGSVTEYGWSALGIGPTSAEESPPFAYTVGLWHTMRLPELAIYGVNDITMMQRALNAVAKQAQDGRVLQVGETFDEVLALPAVDDYQVKLSPIDPSWYDNEFGFGLWFNRTNHVRYLQILWPDGEGRFPGNPELDPHFADRQPLMWMPRELHPPSRWIRDSD, from the coding sequence ATGACCGACCACGCGGCGTGTGAGTGCCTCCTGTGCGTCGACTACGGCGACCGCCATGACTACAACGACAGCGATCGCGACATCATCGGCAGTGTCACCGAATACGGTTGGAGTGCACTGGGAATCGGCCCCACTTCGGCGGAGGAAAGTCCACCGTTTGCCTACACCGTGGGACTGTGGCACACCATGCGTCTGCCCGAGTTGGCGATCTACGGGGTCAACGACATCACCATGATGCAGCGTGCCCTCAACGCGGTCGCCAAGCAGGCACAAGATGGGCGGGTCTTGCAGGTCGGCGAGACGTTCGACGAAGTGCTGGCTCTGCCCGCCGTGGACGACTACCAGGTCAAGCTCTCGCCCATTGATCCGAGTTGGTATGACAACGAGTTCGGATTCGGACTGTGGTTCAACCGGACCAACCACGTGCGGTACCTGCAGATCCTCTGGCCCGATGGCGAGGGCCGATTCCCCGGGAACCCAGAGCTCGATCCACATTTCGCCGACCGGCAGCCGCTGATGTGGATGCCCAGGGAGTTGCACCCGCCGAGCCGTTGGATTCGCGACTCCGACTGA
- the lppU gene encoding LppU family putative lipoprotein — protein sequence MGRSGIRGAVSVALVVVGAVLLSACSMAGATDGFAVGDCVNLSGTDQHAKLVKEPCGSPQSNFKVFAKAATDADCPRDADSSYYAKRGFGRKSQALCLDIDWVVGSCMSVPDKWDGDPVRVDCNDVNAQNKKRVTQVLQEVSTADECITGLGYPYVDRNFTVCVEELP from the coding sequence CTGGGTCGTTCTGGAATCCGAGGCGCGGTATCTGTCGCTCTTGTCGTTGTCGGTGCGGTCCTGTTGTCGGCGTGTTCGATGGCAGGCGCCACCGACGGCTTCGCCGTTGGTGACTGCGTCAATCTCAGTGGCACCGATCAGCACGCCAAGCTGGTCAAGGAACCGTGTGGCAGTCCTCAGTCCAATTTCAAGGTCTTCGCCAAGGCGGCGACCGATGCGGACTGTCCGCGTGACGCCGACTCCTCGTACTACGCCAAGCGCGGTTTCGGTCGTAAGAGTCAGGCTCTGTGCCTGGACATCGACTGGGTGGTCGGCAGCTGCATGAGCGTCCCCGATAAGTGGGATGGCGACCCGGTGCGGGTTGACTGCAACGACGTCAACGCTCAGAACAAGAAACGCGTCACCCAAGTCCTGCAGGAAGTCTCGACTGCCGACGAATGCATCACCGGGCTTGGCTATCCGTATGTCGATCGCAACTTCACCGTATGCGTGGAGGAACTGCCCTGA
- the mntR gene encoding manganese-binding transcriptional regulator MntR: MSPTRSDRPAGSADTDLTTVAQDYLKVIWTAQEWSREKVSTKMLAERMGVSASTASESIRKLADQGLVDHEKYGAVTLTSQGRKAAVLMVRRHRLLETYLVNELGYGWDEVHDEAEVLEHAVSDLLLAKIDAKLGHPQRDPHGDPIPGPDGQVPTPPARQLSDCANGDTGVVARISDSDPEMLRYFDTVGVALDARVTVDERRDFAGTISVSIDSAGPDSDEKKLELGNPAAQSIWVVLD, translated from the coding sequence GTGAGCCCCACTCGATCCGACCGACCCGCCGGATCCGCCGACACCGACCTGACGACGGTTGCCCAGGACTACCTCAAGGTGATCTGGACCGCGCAGGAGTGGTCGCGCGAGAAGGTGAGCACCAAGATGCTGGCCGAACGCATGGGCGTATCGGCGAGCACCGCCTCCGAGTCGATCCGCAAGCTGGCCGACCAAGGTCTGGTGGATCACGAGAAGTACGGCGCCGTGACGTTGACAAGCCAGGGCCGCAAGGCCGCGGTGCTCATGGTCCGTCGGCACCGGCTGCTGGAGACGTATCTGGTCAACGAACTCGGCTACGGGTGGGACGAGGTACACGACGAGGCCGAGGTGCTCGAACACGCCGTCTCGGATCTGCTGCTGGCCAAGATCGACGCGAAGCTCGGTCACCCCCAGCGCGATCCGCACGGCGATCCGATTCCCGGCCCTGACGGGCAGGTGCCCACTCCCCCGGCTCGCCAGCTGTCGGACTGCGCCAACGGCGACACCGGCGTGGTGGCCCGGATCTCCGACTCAGATCCTGAAATGCTGCGGTACTTCGACACGGTCGGTGTGGCACTGGATGCCCGGGTGACGGTCGACGAACGACGGGACTTCGCCGGAACCATCTCGGTGTCCATCGACAGCGCAGGGCCAGACAGCGACGAGAAGAAGCTGGAGCTGGGAAACCCTGCAGCTCAATCGATTTGGGTCGTACTCGACTGA
- a CDS encoding M16 family metallopeptidase yields the protein MPSRSSVPSAVRRTVLPGGLRVVTEAMPSVRSASVGVWVDVGSRDEGRSVAGAAHFLEHLLFKSTPTRSAADIAQSIDAVGGELNAFTAREQTCYYAHVLDSDLELAIDLVADVVLRGRCASEDVEVERDVVLEEIAMRDDDPEDLLGEAFLGALFGDHPIGRSVLGSSESISTMTRSQLHSFHVRRYRPERMVLAVAGNIEHDRVVRLARKYFKSHLDSSVKTVAPRKGSGRVTATPGLELVSRDGEQVHLSLGVRTPGRGWQYRWALSVLNSALGGGLSSRLFQEIREQRGLVYAVYSTVDTFSDTGALSVYAGCSPERFDEVAKVTSQVLGSVVEGGFTAAEIERAKGALSGGLVLGLEDSASRMNRMGRSELNNGKHRTISATLDKIEAVTVDEVNGIARQLLSGRAGAAVVGPYRSKRTLPRALRTMIESAS from the coding sequence ATGCCGTCGCGGAGTAGCGTTCCGAGCGCCGTACGTCGCACGGTCCTTCCTGGCGGTCTCCGAGTAGTCACCGAGGCGATGCCCTCGGTGCGCTCGGCGTCCGTCGGCGTGTGGGTCGACGTCGGCTCGCGCGATGAGGGGCGCAGTGTCGCCGGTGCGGCACACTTCCTCGAACACCTGCTGTTCAAGTCGACGCCCACGCGGTCGGCGGCCGATATCGCACAGTCGATTGACGCCGTCGGCGGTGAGCTGAACGCATTCACCGCGCGTGAGCAGACCTGCTACTACGCACACGTGCTGGACTCCGATCTGGAGCTGGCGATCGACCTGGTGGCCGATGTGGTGCTGCGTGGACGATGCGCCAGCGAGGACGTCGAGGTCGAGCGCGATGTCGTGCTCGAAGAAATCGCGATGCGCGACGACGACCCCGAGGATCTGTTGGGGGAGGCGTTCCTCGGGGCTCTGTTCGGCGATCATCCGATAGGCCGCAGTGTGCTCGGCAGCTCGGAATCCATATCGACGATGACGCGATCTCAGCTGCATTCGTTTCACGTCCGCCGGTATCGGCCCGAGCGCATGGTGTTGGCCGTGGCCGGGAACATCGAGCACGATCGTGTAGTGCGCTTGGCGCGCAAGTACTTCAAGTCGCATCTGGATTCTTCGGTGAAGACGGTGGCGCCGCGTAAGGGGAGCGGTCGAGTCACGGCAACACCGGGGCTGGAGTTGGTATCGCGGGACGGTGAGCAGGTACACCTGTCGCTGGGAGTGCGTACCCCCGGACGTGGCTGGCAGTACCGCTGGGCGTTGTCGGTGCTCAACAGCGCGTTGGGCGGTGGGCTCAGTTCCCGCCTGTTCCAAGAGATTCGCGAGCAGCGTGGATTGGTGTACGCGGTCTACTCGACGGTGGACACCTTCTCCGATACCGGAGCGTTGTCGGTGTACGCGGGCTGCTCGCCGGAGCGCTTCGACGAGGTGGCCAAGGTGACCTCGCAGGTATTGGGGTCGGTCGTCGAGGGTGGATTCACCGCGGCGGAGATCGAGCGGGCCAAGGGTGCGCTGTCCGGCGGACTTGTTCTGGGGCTTGAGGATTCGGCGTCGCGCATGAACAGAATGGGCCGCAGCGAACTGAACAACGGTAAGCACCGCACGATTTCGGCGACCCTGGACAAGATCGAGGCGGTGACGGTCGACGAAGTCAATGGCATCGCGCGCCAGCTGCTCAGCGGTCGAGCCGGTGCGGCCGTCGTCGGTCCGTACCGATCCAAGCGGACGCTGCCGCGTGCACTGCGAACGATGATCGAATCCGCAAGCTAG
- the pptT gene encoding 4'-phosphopantetheinyl transferase PptT, with protein MIASVVPDVLSSAELYEDPPGLAPLPEEEPLIAKSVAKRRNEFITVRYCARQALSVLGVPEVPILKGDKGQPLWPNGVVGSMTHTEGFRGAVVGRVGEVRSVGIDAEPHDVLPNGVLKSITIPVERDELAALPEGIHWDRLLFCAKETTYKAWFPLTTRWLGFEDAHITLDPDGTFTSRILVDGEANDGSVLSTFDGRWIIDKGLILTAIVVP; from the coding sequence TTGATCGCCTCGGTGGTTCCCGATGTGCTGTCGTCGGCCGAACTGTATGAGGATCCACCCGGGTTGGCGCCGCTGCCGGAGGAGGAACCGCTGATCGCCAAGTCGGTGGCCAAGCGGCGCAATGAATTCATCACCGTGCGGTACTGCGCGCGGCAGGCCCTGTCCGTCCTTGGCGTACCCGAGGTCCCGATTCTCAAGGGAGACAAGGGGCAGCCATTGTGGCCCAACGGCGTGGTGGGCAGCATGACGCATACGGAGGGATTTCGCGGTGCGGTGGTGGGCCGCGTAGGCGAAGTGCGTTCGGTGGGGATCGACGCCGAGCCGCACGACGTCTTGCCCAACGGCGTGCTCAAGTCGATCACCATTCCGGTCGAGCGCGATGAACTCGCCGCCTTACCCGAGGGCATACATTGGGATCGATTGCTGTTCTGCGCCAAGGAGACGACGTATAAAGCATGGTTCCCGCTGACAACGCGGTGGCTCGGCTTCGAGGACGCCCACATCACGCTCGACCCGGACGGGACCTTCACCTCTCGAATCCTGGTGGACGGTGAGGCCAACGACGGCAGTGTGCTCTCGACGTTCGACGGCCGATGGATCATCGACAAGGGTCTGATCTTGACCGCCATCGTGGTGCCGTGA
- a CDS encoding bifunctional riboflavin kinase/FAD synthetase encodes MQRWRGQDEIPSDWGRCVLTIGVFDGVHRGHAELIGRAVKAARELNLKSVLMTFDPHPMEVVFPGTHPAQLTTLTRRAELAEELGVDVFLVVPFTPEFMKLSPERYVHELLVERLHVAEVVVGENFTFGKKAAGNVHMLKKAGERFGFKVDAVSLVAEHAVTFSSTYIRSCVDAGDMVAATEALGRPHRVEGVVVRGDGRGRELGFPTANVAPPMFAAIPADGVYAAWFTLLGHGPTMGTVVPGERYQAAVSVGSNPTFSGKARTVEAFIMDTAADLYGQHVAVDFVARVRSMEKFDSVDALVDEMGRDAQKARTILARG; translated from the coding sequence GTGCAACGCTGGCGCGGGCAAGACGAAATCCCGTCCGATTGGGGTCGGTGCGTTCTGACGATCGGCGTATTCGACGGAGTACACCGAGGTCACGCCGAACTGATCGGGCGTGCGGTGAAGGCGGCGCGCGAGCTCAATCTCAAGAGCGTCCTGATGACCTTCGACCCTCACCCGATGGAAGTGGTGTTCCCGGGAACCCATCCGGCCCAGCTCACAACCCTGACCCGGCGCGCCGAACTGGCCGAGGAACTGGGCGTGGATGTCTTCCTGGTGGTGCCGTTCACCCCTGAATTCATGAAACTTTCGCCCGAGCGATACGTGCACGAACTGCTGGTCGAGCGTCTGCATGTGGCCGAGGTAGTGGTCGGGGAGAACTTCACCTTCGGCAAGAAGGCCGCCGGGAATGTCCACATGCTCAAGAAGGCGGGCGAGCGATTCGGCTTCAAGGTCGACGCGGTCTCTCTTGTCGCCGAGCATGCGGTCACGTTCTCCTCGACGTACATCAGATCCTGCGTCGACGCCGGTGACATGGTGGCGGCCACCGAAGCACTGGGCCGTCCCCACCGCGTCGAAGGCGTCGTGGTCCGTGGTGATGGGCGCGGGCGGGAACTGGGCTTCCCGACGGCCAACGTGGCGCCGCCGATGTTCGCCGCCATTCCCGCCGACGGGGTGTATGCGGCCTGGTTCACGCTGCTCGGGCACGGACCCACCATGGGAACCGTCGTGCCGGGTGAGCGCTATCAGGCGGCCGTCTCGGTGGGCAGCAACCCCACGTTCTCCGGCAAGGCCCGCACCGTCGAGGCGTTCATCATGGACACCGCAGCGGACCTCTACGGCCAGCATGTCGCCGTCGATTTCGTGGCGCGGGTCCGCAGCATGGAGAAGTTCGATTCGGTCGACGCACTCGTGGACGAGATGGGGCGCGATGCCCAGAAAGCTCGCACGATTTTGGCGCGAGGCTAG
- a CDS encoding DUF2182 domain-containing protein produces the protein MVANAIQRVRELAAGRYTGIATAIILLSWLGFAFLPQHATAHTQAPMAEHMPGMDHANMAPMATPVVHQPALWIAIVSWIVMTIAMMGPTTLPAVRYVEQNVPRGRGRALVLYAAVWLAMWTVVGLIITLALPATANINRWWLFAGVLLLTAMWQLTPMKCRALGECHGSTPLPPDGWPAAKGLMRFGAISGWACIRSCWAMMLTMAVAPSAHLAWMVGLTVAVTWERFTRYPRRTAWLLAGLFVVAAAAIGVFAIQ, from the coding sequence ATGGTCGCCAACGCGATCCAGCGCGTCAGAGAACTGGCGGCTGGCAGATACACAGGGATCGCGACCGCGATAATTCTCTTGTCGTGGTTGGGTTTCGCGTTCCTCCCGCAGCACGCCACCGCCCACACGCAAGCGCCCATGGCCGAGCATATGCCGGGCATGGATCACGCGAACATGGCACCGATGGCCACGCCGGTGGTGCATCAGCCCGCATTGTGGATCGCCATCGTCTCCTGGATTGTCATGACCATCGCGATGATGGGACCGACCACACTTCCTGCGGTCCGGTACGTCGAGCAGAACGTGCCACGGGGCCGCGGGCGTGCGCTGGTTCTCTATGCGGCGGTCTGGCTCGCAATGTGGACGGTGGTTGGCCTGATCATCACCCTGGCGCTCCCCGCCACCGCCAACATCAACCGCTGGTGGTTGTTCGCGGGCGTGCTCCTGCTGACGGCGATGTGGCAGCTCACTCCGATGAAGTGTCGGGCGCTCGGCGAATGTCACGGCTCAACACCGCTGCCTCCGGACGGATGGCCGGCGGCCAAGGGCCTCATGCGATTCGGAGCAATCAGCGGGTGGGCGTGCATCCGCTCCTGCTGGGCCATGATGCTGACGATGGCGGTCGCCCCCTCGGCACACCTGGCGTGGATGGTGGGATTGACCGTCGCGGTCACCTGGGAGCGATTCACCCGGTATCCGCGCCGAACTGCATGGCTTCTTGCGGGCCTGTTCGTCGTCGCGGCTGCTGCGATCGGGGTTTTCGCCATCCAATAG